A stretch of the Plodia interpunctella isolate USDA-ARS_2022_Savannah chromosome Z, ilPloInte3.2, whole genome shotgun sequence genome encodes the following:
- the Drat gene encoding quinone oxidoreductase — MSKLCRQVSIESPGSTLKECVFSFDVPVPDVPLYGARIRVVYAGACYRANRTRSASVCSTSSVSSLGSLSGDIEGFGIHTSTPAHIGLRDGALFPGYEVAGVVDAIGKAAERTNGIKEGTRIVLFPYEGVPHGYADYIVVPDFKCLVVVPDELPLSVAAMLPTGALLAMNTVYTASECLKRILEGPNHKDKATVLIVGTGGLALWALRIATIYFKHGAYTDRIRVSVATLKDEGFVLAKESDEIKVVQWSEDLYEKQLIERTVDACSGPVDIVMNFGTTSRSLHRSLQCLAAGGMVLVTEDVGVKLLPKFAKKAEDMGVNIVVVPNGSIDQLRELVALVARGEIEPPPHSVFPAEDAQEVVRKLCNSEIEGRAILKFHNVD, encoded by the exons ATGTCGAAGCTGTGCCGCCAGGTGTCCATAGAGTCGCCAGGGTCCACCCTGAAGGAATGTGTGTTCAGTTTCGATGTCCCCGTCCCTGACGTACCTCTGTACGGGGCAAGGATCAGGGTGGTGTACGCCGGGGCCTGCTACCGCGCCAACAGGACACGCTCGGCCTCTGTGTGCAGTACATCTTCTGTGTCTTCGCTCGGAAGCCTGTCGGGCGATATAGAAGGCTTTGGGATCCATACGTCGACGCCTGCGCATATTGGGTTGCGTGACGGAGCTCTGTTCCCAG gttACGAAGTGGCCGGCGTGGTGGACGCGATTGGGAAGGCTGCAGAGCGCACAAACGGGATAAAGGAGGGGACCAGAATAGTTCTGTTCCCGTACGAGGGGGTGCCCCACGGGTACGCGGACTACATCGTGGTGCCGGACTTCAAGTGCCTGGTGGTGGTGCCCGATGAGTTGCCGCTCAGCGTGGCGGCTATGCTGCCCACCGGCGCCTTGCTTGCCATGAACACCGTGTACACTGCTAGCGAATGCCTCAAAAGAATCCTTGAAG GCCCAAATCATAAAGACAAGGCGACGGTCCTGATAGTGGGCACGGGCGGCCTCGCGCTGTGGGCCCTACGCATCGCAACCATCTACTTCAAACATGGCGCCTACACCGATCGCATTCGAGTCTCCGTCGCAACTTTGAAAGATGAGGGCTTCGTTTTGGCCAAGGAGAGCGATGA GATAAAAGTGGTTCAGTGGAGCGAGGATCTCTACGAGAAGCAGTTGATTGAGCGCACAGTGGACGCGTGCAGCGGTCCCGTGGACATTGTGATGAACTTCGGCACCACCTCGCGGTCGTTGCATCGCTCGCTGCAGTGTCTGGCTGCG GGTGGCATGGTGCTTGTGACCGAGGACGTCGGTGTGAAGTTGCTGCCGAAATTCGCGAAAAAGGCCGAGGACATGGGCGTCAATATAGTGGTGGTGCCAAACGGGTCCATTGACCAGCTCAGGGAACTGGTGGCGCTAGTGGCGCGCGGCGAG ATCGAACCTCCGCCGCACTCCGTGTTCCCCGCGGAGGACGCCCAGGAAGTGGTGAGGAAACTCTGCAACTCCGAGATCGAGGGCAGGGCCATTCTCAAGTTCCACAACGTGGACTAA
- the LOC128683314 gene encoding protein Jumonji-like, which produces MSTKLRKVQAQRKFAQGAFIPPNINNNNIERRSEATDKPAPPPAIIQNMSATELLDRISFNNIHTHETRKMPIVRLERLPGMQQEPPPVQPERPLSTWSFLSESISSFKMAMPLIYRLLPKGQKKTKTLKKRVPIKKTSKMIKKKRIARVIRPQRKTTKRKRRCCTEDTDTEDDTPLKYLVKSNKKHKTAPQTVNHSPRAALSRNNKNPAKQGQGSASSPDCASFYSADNIERWISAAVESSNQFKVPLPPRDKRKTNACKSKVTPNDKADGLPGKTQGQSAKLAKLDNSNVPVEDYVHRQSSEVNMPGTSTQVEGSVTGSDRSLLDRAQTPQERPASTCPSERYVTVRDVVRASSEERRARCKTCSFCSRASKVEKLSQVVQATADGRAPDVYEFDIEREGNDPSLRGFRSRRRPANEEPIATDSNYVYLDILPNSSKHVIQIKLTPDINKKKPMMQARLMPKNAATSLNEYNLVEHENLFEKLIETLDSKLLKRLNMAKSPDKNAAVAGTSKTVKNKDVDNHSAGTSKTLGNSKSSPQSSVKHNKSDESSNEAPTVTRKRRGRPNKLKMAPKPVRRGVTKRRQIRATNGRKHAAKNGAVLSPTRSLATAAASSGLADGAGADESGPNADKSKSNAVVRNAPVYYPTEEEFSDPVAYFEKIMPTASKFGLCKVVAPASFKPKCTVNDKIRFNVSNQYIARLYTRWGPACKEMCAIKAYLATQGVPFIRAPILDSLEVDLPKLYRTVQRLGGLNTVIEKKLWCRVAEQMRFAKGPKLVKKLDDIYVKYLLPYDTLSSQEREDIRAVVSKRWHKKNEKILQRMANPLVREQQLLGESGSSTSDTEEDNHVAYALTEAEDCIVTGPRMTLANFARVAQAVKDQYFPDTPDPTPREVEDEYWRIVLLAAEHICVNTASIDTGEEGYGFPKNKQDPYGRHPWNPKVISQNPGNVLTMLGPLLGVTVPTLHLGMIFSTSCWHRDPHGLPWMEYMHSGPAKIWYGIPDDQSAAFRTAVERLCPTSCQNKSIWLPSDITMIPPNFLLSSNVSLTRVEQKPGEYIIVFPKAYSSSISTGYTQSESVYFATNSWLKSVDNVFHELRDSCEPTMFSLEQLLISVAGDPRAPPSLLQLVHTTLTTIVDDELQNRRDLMLLGVATTASTPRKKPAAAWNDECEVCRATLYLSKVIGVLDRKSSVCLKHALRLLTPKKNKPDVAGLQLVEFFTKRQLEDVMAKLQSGICPQ; this is translated from the exons ATGTCTACAAAACTAAG AAAGGTGCAAGCGCAGCGCAAGTTCGCACAAGGCGCATTCATCCCTCCAAAtatcaacaataataatattgagcGTCGTAGCGAGGCTACCGACAAGCCAGCCCCTCCACCTGCCATCATACAGAACATGTCAGCGACAGAGCTGCTGGACAGGATTTCATTTAATA ACATCCACACCCATGAGACTCGTAAGATGCCAATAGTCCGCCTGGAGAGGCTCCCAGGAATGCAACAAGAGCCCCCACCGGTGCAACCGGAGCGACCCCTCAGTACCTGGTCATTTTTGTCAGAATCTATCTCCTCCTTCAAAATGGCCATGCCACTTATATACCGCTTGTTGCCAAAGGGCCAGAAAAAAACCAA GACACTAAAGAAAAGGGTGCCAATTAAGAAAACTTCCAAGATGATTAAGAAGAAAAGAATTGCTCGTGTCATTAGACCTCAAAGGAAGACCACCAAACGGAAGAGGAGGTGTTGTACAGAGGACACCGATACGGAGGACGACACGCCCCTCAAGTACCTGGTGAAATCCAACAAGAAGCATAAGACag CTCCACAAACTGTTAACCACAGTCCCAGGGCAGCACTCTCCAGGAATAACAAGAACCCAG cGAAACAAGGGCAAGGCTCCGCAAGCAGCCCAGACTGTGCCAGTTTCTACAGCGCGGACAACATCGAGCGCTGGATCTCAGCGGCTGTGGAGTCCTCAAACCAATTCAAG GTGCCGCTCCCGCCCCGAGACAAACGCAAGACAAACGCTTGCAAGAGCAAAGTGACCCCTAATGATAAGGCGGACGGCCTTCCTGGCAAGACACAAGGACAATCGGCAAAACTCGCCAAATTGGACAATTCCAATGTTCCCGTAGAAGATTac GTTCATCGGCAGTCTTCAGAGGTGAACATGCCAGGGACATCCACACAGGTGGAAGGATCAGTGACCGGCAGCGATAGGTCGCTGTTGGACCGGGCGCAGACGCCGCAGGAGCGGCCGGCGTCCACCTGTCCGTCGGAGCGCTACGTGACGGTGCGCGACGTGGTGAGGGCCTCCAGCGAGGAGCGCCGCGCCCGCTGCAAGACGTGCAGCTTCTGCTCCCGCGCCTCCAAGGTCGAGAAACTGTCCCAGGTCGTCCAGGCCACCGCCGACGGACGCGCCCCGGACGTGTACGAATTCGACATCGAACGCGAGGGCAATGACCCCTCATTAAGAGGCTTCCGCTCCCGACGACGACCCGCCAACGAGGAGCCCATCGCGACGGACTCCAACTATGTCTACCTGGACATCCTCCCGAACTCGAGCAAGCACGTCATCCAAATAAAACTCACCCCCgacatcaataaaaaaaagccgATGATGCAAGCCCGCCTGATGCCCAAGAACGCGGCGACATCGCTCAATGAATACAACCTGGTGGAACATGAAAACCTCTTCGAAAAATTGATTGAGACGCTCGATTCTAAATTACTGAAGCGACTGAACATGGCCAAATCGCCGGATAAAAACGCAGCTGTCGCCGGCACCTCGAAAACCGTTAAAAACAAAGACGTGGACAACCATAGCGCTGGGACATCGAAGACTTTGGGGAATTCAAAATCATCGCCACAAAGTAgtgttaaacataataaatctgATGAGTCTTCGAACGAAGCGCCTACCGTAACACGTAAAAGACGCGGGCGGCCGAATAAGTTAAAGATGGCTCCGAAACCTGTTCGCAGGGGTGTGACAAAAAGGCGACAAATCCGTGCGACAAATGGAAGAAAGCATGCAGCTAAGAATGGGGCTGTATTGAGTCCGACGAGGTCGCTGGCGACCGCCGCGGCCTCCTCGGGCCTCGCGGACGGCGCAGGCGCAGACGAGAGCGGCCCGAACGCAGACAAATCTAAATCTAATGCGGTCGTGCGCAACGCCCCCGTCTACTATCCCACGGAAGAGGAATTTAGT GACCCGGTCGCATACTTCGAGAAAATAATGCCGACCGCAAGCAAGTTCGGTCTCTGCAAGGTGGTGGCGCCGGCGTCGTTCAAACCGAAGTGTACAGTCAACGACAAGATCCGCTTCAACGTGTCGAACCAGTACATCGCGCGGCTGTACACCCGCTGGGGCCCGGCCTGCAAGGAGATGTGCGCCATTAAGGCCTACCTAGCTACACAGGGCGTCCCTTTCATACGAGCGCCGATT TTGGACTCTCTGGAGGTGGACTTGCCGAAGCTGTACCGCACTGTGCAACGTCTGGGCGGCCTCAACACGGTCATCGAGAAGAAGCTGTGGTGCCGAGTGGCTGAGCAGATGCGCTTCGCCAAGGGGCCCAAGCTCGTCAAGAAACTCGACGATATATATGTCAAGTATCTGCTGCCGTATGACACCCTGTCCAGTC AGGAGCGCGAAGATATCAGGGCTGTAGTAAGCAAGCGTTGGCacaagaaaaatgaaaaaattctaCAGCGGATGGCGAACCCATTGGTCAGGGAGCAGCAGTTGCTGGGGGAGAGCGGGTCATCGACCTCCGACACCGAGGAGGACAACCACGTCGCGTACGCCCTCACCGAGGCGGAGGACTGCATCGTCACCGGGCCAAGGATGACGCTGGCCAACTTTGCCAGA GTCGCACAAGCAGTTAAAGACCAATACTTCCCGGACACGCCGGACCCCACTCCTCGGGAAGTCGAAGACGAATACTGGCGTATAGTGCTGCTTGCGGCTGAACACATTTGCGTGAATACCGCCTCAATAGACACAGGCGAAGAGGGGTACGGGTTCCCCAAGAACAAGCAGGATCCCTATGGAAGGCACCCGTGGAATCCAAAG GTGATATCCCAGAACCCAGGCAATGTGTTGACGATGCTGGGCCCACTGCTGGGGGTAACGGTGCCCACGCTCCACTTGGGCATGATCTTCTCGACCAGCTGCTGGCACCGCGACCCCCACGGCTTGCCCTGGATGGAGTACATGCATAGCGGACCTGCCAAGATATG GTACGGGATCCCAGACGACCAAAGTGCTGCATTCCGCACGGCTGTGGAGCGCTTGTGCCCCACTTCCTGTCAGAACAAGTCCATATGGCTGCCGTCCGACATCACTATGATCCCGCCCAATTTCCTGCTGTCCAGCAAT GTGTCGCTGACCCGAGTGGAGCAGAAGCCAGGAGAGTACATCATAGTGTTCCCCAAAGCATACTCCAGCTCCATATCGACTGGCTACACTCAGTCCGAGAGCGTCTACTTCGCGACCAACTCCTGGCTGAAAAGCGTCGACAATGTCTTCCAC GAGTTGAGAGACAGCTGCGAACCGACCATGTTCTCCCTGGAGCAGCTTCTGATCTCAGTGGCGGGCGACCCCCGCGCGCCCCCCAGCCTGCTGCAGCTGGTGCACACCACACTGACAACAATTGTTGACGACGAGTTGCAGAACCGCCGCGACTTGATGTTACTCGGGGTGGCCACGACCGCGTCCACGCCCAGGAAGAAGCCGGCTGCCGCATGGAACGACGAGTGTGAAGTGTGCCGCGCCACGCTTTATCTATCCAAG GTGATCGGAGTGCTCGATAGGAAGTCATCGGTTTGTCTGAAGCACGCGCTCCGCCTGCTGACGCCGAAGAAGAACAAGCCCGACGTGGCCGGGCTGCAGCTCGTGGAATTCTTCACCAAACGCCAATTAGAGGACGTCATGGCCAAACTGCAGAGCGGGATATGCCCTCAGTGA